A part of Anolis sagrei isolate rAnoSag1 chromosome 3, rAnoSag1.mat, whole genome shotgun sequence genomic DNA contains:
- the FAM241B gene encoding protein FAM241B, with translation MVRILANGDIVQDDDPRVRQSTQNRENSRPAFFNTNAGPAPQQHYEQQQQQRHHHPGARPGERSPFSDINQQLVNMGFPTWNLGNQVVEPVMSILLLFLLMMVGVRGLLLVGLIYVVSHLSQR, from the exons ATGGTGCGGATTTTGGCCAATGGAGATATTGTACAAGACGACGATCCTCGAGTAAGACAGAGCACTCAGAACAGGGAGAACTCCCGACCG GCTTTTTTCAACACAAATGCAGGTCCTGCTCCACAACAGCACtatgagcagcagcagcagcaacgtcACCACCATCCGGGCGCAAGGCCAGGGGAACGCTCACCGTTTTCAGATATCAATCAACAGTTGGTCAACATGGGATTCCCCACTTGGAACCTTGGCAACCAGGTGGTAGAGCCGGTCATGTCCATCTTACTACTGTTCCTCCTCATGATGGTGGGTGTGCGTGGCCTGCTCTTGGTGGGCCTCATCTATGTTGTTTCCCACTTAAGCCAGCGGTGA